One Manihot esculenta cultivar AM560-2 chromosome 18, M.esculenta_v8, whole genome shotgun sequence genomic window carries:
- the LOC110605968 gene encoding AP-4 complex subunit mu isoform X2 gives MISQLFVLSQRGDSIVFRDYRGEVPKGSAEIFFRKVKFWKEDEGGDAPPVFNVDGVNYFHVKVAGLLFVATTRVNVSPSLVLEFLQRNARVIKDYLGVLNEESLRKNFVLVYELLDEMIDFGYVQATSTEVLKSFIFSEPIMIDAACLPGLGPASFFVQGAKRMPGTAVTKSVVANESRGRNREEIFVDVIEKISVTFSASGYVLTSEIDGTIQMKSYLTGNPEIRLALNEELSIGRGGRTIHDYSSSSGAGTLILDNCNFHESVQLDSFDMDRTLSLAEVIIKVRAEFPSSVTANTILLEMPLPAYTSRVSFELEPGAVGNTTDFKESSKRLIWGLKKIVGGSEHMLRAKLTFPQETHGNINKEAGPVSMTFTIPMYNASRLQVKYLQIAKKSPTSNPYRWVRYVTQSNSYVARL, from the exons ATGATCTCGCAGTTGTTCGTGCTCTCCCAGAGAGGCGATAGCATCGTCTTCCGTGATT ATCGTGGTGAAGTACCCAAAGGGAGTGCTGAAATATTTTTCCGCAAAGTTAAATTTTGGAAGGAGGATGAAGGAGGGGACGCTCCACCTGTATTT AATGTAGATGGTGTGAACTACTTTCATGTGAAGGTTGCTGGCTTGCTATTTGTTGCAACAACGAGGGTTAATGTCTCACCATCACTTGTTCTGGAATTTCTTCAAAGAAATGCACGTGTAATCAAAGATTATCTTGGTGTTCTCAATGAAGAGTCGCTACGCAAAAATTTTGTGCTGGTGTATGAGTTGTTGGATGAAATGATT GATTTTGGTTATGTTCAAGCAACATCAACCGAGGTTCTGAAATCCTTTATATTTAGTGAGCCAATCATGATTGATGCTGCATGTTTGCCCGGCCTTGGTCCTGCTTCCTTCTTTGTG CAAGGGGCCAAAAGAATGCCTGGAACTGCTGTAACCAAATCTGTTGTAGCCAATGAATCTCGTGGCAGGAATAGAGAGGAAATTTTTGTCGATGTGATTGAGAAAATAAGTGTCACATTCAGCGCTAGT GGTTATGTGCTTACTTCTGAGATTGATGGTACAATCCAAATGAAGAGTTATCTTACTGGCAACCCAGAGATTCGGCTTGCTTTAAATGAAGAACTAAGCATTGGAAGAGGTGGTAGGACAATCCATG ATTATAGTAGTTCATCTGGAGCAGGGACATTGATTCTGGACAACTGTAATTTCCATGAATCAGTACAGCTTGATAGTTTTGACATGGACAGAACTTTGTCTCTG GCTGAAGTTATTATTAAAGTGCGTGCTGAATTCCCCTCCAGTGTCACTGCAAACACTATACTTTTAGAGATGCCACTGCCAGCATATACTAGCAG GGTTAGTTTTGAGTTGGAGCCAGGCGCAGTGGGAAATACAACCGACTTTAAAGAATCAAGTAAGAGGCTCATATGGGGCTTGAAGAAG ATTGTTGGTGGATCTGAACATATGCTACGTGCAAAGCTGACATTTCCACAGGAGACGCATG GAAATATCAACAAGGAAGCTGGACCAGTTAGCATGACCTTTACCATTCCAATGTACAATGCCTCAAGACTTCAG GTAAAGTATTTGCAAATAGCAAAGAAGTCACCAACCTCTAACCCATATCGATGGGTAAGATATGTCACGCAATCAAATTCCTATGTTGCTCGATTGTAA
- the LOC110605968 gene encoding AP-4 complex subunit mu isoform X1, protein MISQLFVLSQRGDSIVFRDYRGEVPKGSAEIFFRKVKFWKEDEGGDAPPVFNVDGVNYFHVKVAGLLFVATTRVNVSPSLVLEFLQRNARVIKDYLGVLNEESLRKNFVLVYELLDEMIDFGYVQATSTEVLKSFIFSEPIMIDAACLPGLGPASFFVQGAKRMPGTAVTKSVVANESRGRNREEIFVDVIEKISVTFSASGYVLTSEIDGTIQMKSYLTGNPEIRLALNEELSIGRGGRTIHDYSSSSGAGTLILDNCNFHESVQLDSFDMDRTLSLIAPDGEFSVMNYRMTQEFRPPFHINALIEKLGSLKAEVIIKVRAEFPSSVTANTILLEMPLPAYTSRVSFELEPGAVGNTTDFKESSKRLIWGLKKIVGGSEHMLRAKLTFPQETHGNINKEAGPVSMTFTIPMYNASRLQVKYLQIAKKSPTSNPYRWVRYVTQSNSYVARL, encoded by the exons ATGATCTCGCAGTTGTTCGTGCTCTCCCAGAGAGGCGATAGCATCGTCTTCCGTGATT ATCGTGGTGAAGTACCCAAAGGGAGTGCTGAAATATTTTTCCGCAAAGTTAAATTTTGGAAGGAGGATGAAGGAGGGGACGCTCCACCTGTATTT AATGTAGATGGTGTGAACTACTTTCATGTGAAGGTTGCTGGCTTGCTATTTGTTGCAACAACGAGGGTTAATGTCTCACCATCACTTGTTCTGGAATTTCTTCAAAGAAATGCACGTGTAATCAAAGATTATCTTGGTGTTCTCAATGAAGAGTCGCTACGCAAAAATTTTGTGCTGGTGTATGAGTTGTTGGATGAAATGATT GATTTTGGTTATGTTCAAGCAACATCAACCGAGGTTCTGAAATCCTTTATATTTAGTGAGCCAATCATGATTGATGCTGCATGTTTGCCCGGCCTTGGTCCTGCTTCCTTCTTTGTG CAAGGGGCCAAAAGAATGCCTGGAACTGCTGTAACCAAATCTGTTGTAGCCAATGAATCTCGTGGCAGGAATAGAGAGGAAATTTTTGTCGATGTGATTGAGAAAATAAGTGTCACATTCAGCGCTAGT GGTTATGTGCTTACTTCTGAGATTGATGGTACAATCCAAATGAAGAGTTATCTTACTGGCAACCCAGAGATTCGGCTTGCTTTAAATGAAGAACTAAGCATTGGAAGAGGTGGTAGGACAATCCATG ATTATAGTAGTTCATCTGGAGCAGGGACATTGATTCTGGACAACTGTAATTTCCATGAATCAGTACAGCTTGATAGTTTTGACATGGACAGAACTTTGTCTCTG ATAGCGCCAGATGGTGAATTTTCTGTCATGAACTATAGAATGACCCAAGAATTTAGACCCCCCTTCCATATTAATGCATTAATTGAAAAACTGGGATCCCTTAAG GCTGAAGTTATTATTAAAGTGCGTGCTGAATTCCCCTCCAGTGTCACTGCAAACACTATACTTTTAGAGATGCCACTGCCAGCATATACTAGCAG GGTTAGTTTTGAGTTGGAGCCAGGCGCAGTGGGAAATACAACCGACTTTAAAGAATCAAGTAAGAGGCTCATATGGGGCTTGAAGAAG ATTGTTGGTGGATCTGAACATATGCTACGTGCAAAGCTGACATTTCCACAGGAGACGCATG GAAATATCAACAAGGAAGCTGGACCAGTTAGCATGACCTTTACCATTCCAATGTACAATGCCTCAAGACTTCAG GTAAAGTATTTGCAAATAGCAAAGAAGTCACCAACCTCTAACCCATATCGATGGGTAAGATATGTCACGCAATCAAATTCCTATGTTGCTCGATTGTAA
- the LOC110606614 gene encoding mitogen-activated protein kinase homolog NTF3, with protein MATPVEPPNGVRIQGKHYYSMWQTLFEIDTKYVPIKPIGRGAYGIVCSSVNKETNEKVAIKKIHNAFENRVDALRTLRELKLLRHLRNENVIQLKDVMMPIHRRSFKDVYLVYELMDTDLHQIIKSSQALSNDHCQYFLFQLLRGLKYLHSANILHRDLKPGNLLINANCDLKICDFGLARTSNGKGQFMTEYVVTRWYRAPELLLCCDNYGTSIDVWSVGCIFAELLGRKPVFPGTECLNQLKLIINILGSQREVDVEFIDNPKAKKYIKSLPYSPGTPFSRLYPNAHPSAIDLLQKMLVFDPSKRITVTEALQHPYMSPLYDPNSNPPAQVPIDLDIDEDLGEEMIREMMWNEILHYHPESGAANGQMCA; from the exons ATGGCGACTCCGGTTGAGCCTCCAAATGGAGTTAGAATTCAGGGGAAGCATTACTATTCTATGTGGCAAACCTTGTTTGAGATTGACACGAAATATGTTCCCATCAAGCCGATTGGCCGAGGAGCTTATGGAATCGTTTGTTCCTCGGTGAATAAGGAAACCAACGAAAAAGTTGCAATCAAGAAAATACACAATGCTTTTGAGAATCGTGTTGATGCACTGAGAACTTTACGTGAACTGAAGCTCCTTCGCCATCTTCGAAATGAAAACGTCATTCAGTTGAAGGATGTAATGATGCCTATTCACAGGAGAAGTTTCAAGGATGTATATCTGGTCTATGAGCTAATGGATACGGATCTGCATCAAATTATTAAGTCTTCTCAAGCACTTTCTAATGATCACTGCCAGTACTTCCTATTTCAG TTGCTCCGGGGTTTGAAGTATCTCCACTCAGCAAACATTCTCCACCGTGACTTGAAGCCTGGTAATTTACTTATAAATGCAAACTGTGATCTAAAAATTTGTGATTTTGGGCTTGCACGCACTAGCAATGGCAAGGGCCAGTTCATGACTGAGTATGTTGTTACTCGCTGGTATCGAGCTCCAGAACTACTCCTATGCTGTGATAACTATGGCACATCCATTGATGTCTGGTCTGTTGGATGTATCTTTGCTGAGCTTCTTGGCCGGAAACCTGTCTTTCCAGGCACAGAGTGTCTCAACCAGCTTAAACTTATCATCAACATCCTCGGCAGCCAGAGAGAGGTGGATGTTGAATTTATTGATAACCCTAAGGCTAAGAAATACATTAAGTCACTTCCATATTCCCCTGGTACTCCATTTTCTCGCCTTTACCCTAATGCCCATCCTTCCGCAATTGACCTGCTTCAGAAAATGCTTGTTTTTGACCCGTCAAAGAGAATAACTGTTACTGAAGCACTCCAGCACCCTTACATGTCCCCACTTTATGATCCCAACAGCAATCCTCCAGCCCAGGTCCCTATTGATCTTGACATAGATGAGGATTTAGGGGAAGAGATGATACGGGAGATGATGTGGAATGAGATCCTCCATTACCATCCTGAATCAGGTGCAGCCAATGGGCAGATGTGTGCCTGA